The Primulina tabacum isolate GXHZ01 chromosome 7, ASM2559414v2, whole genome shotgun sequence genome includes a window with the following:
- the LOC142551774 gene encoding ataxin-3 homolog, translating to MDSYSEVGGGASNGGMLYHEVQESKLCAVHCVNTVLQGPFFSEFDLAAVASDLDRTERQMMLGSVTGDFLPDLSHNVSLDGDFSIQVVEKALEVWGLEVIPLDSPVAEPAQIDPEMENAFICHLQDHWFCIRKVNEEWYNFDSLYPAPEHLSKFYLSAYLDSLKGFGWSIFLVRGNFPKECPISSSEASNGYGQWLSPEDAQRITKSCNSTPRTHQGADQQRSDHYIEHDEAEMLQDYEDEDLKAAIAASLMDSSPVIETRAAPAESENKNSGAEHE from the exons ATGGATAGCTATTCGGAAGTTGGTGGTGGGGCGAGCAATGGGGGGATGTTGTACCACGAGGTACAAGAGTCGAAACTATGCGCAGTGCATTGCGTGAACACCGTTTTGCAGGGACCCTTCTTCTCAGAGTTCGATTTGGCGGCCGTCGCTTCCGATCTCGATCGCACCGAGCGGCAGATGATGCTTGGTTCCGTCACCGGAGATTTTCTCCCAGACCTCTCGCACAACGTTTCCCTCGATGGAGATTTCAGCATCCAG GTAGTGGAAAAAGCATTGGAGGTGTGGGGTTTGGAAGTCATTCCCCTGGACAGTCCTGTGGCTGAGCCAGCCCAGATAGACCCAGAAATGGAAAATGCATTTATATGCCACTTGCAAGATCATTGGTTTTGCATTAGAAAAGTGAATGAAGAGTGGTACAATTTTGACAGTCTCTACCCAGCACCCGAGCATCTCTCAAAGTTTTACCTTTCAGCATACCTAGACTCTTTGAAGGGCTTTGGCTGGAgtatttttcttgtgaggggtaATTTTCCGAAGGAGTGTCCCATCTCATCCTCTGAAGCTTCCAATGGTTACGGGCAGTGGCTGTCGCCTGAAGATGCACAGCGGATCACCAAGTCCTGCAACTCAACCCCGAGAACccatcaaggagctgatcaaCAGCGTTCTGATCACTACATCGAACATGATGAAGCAGAAATGCTTCAAGATTATGAAGATGAGGATTTGAAAGCTGCAATAGCTGCGAGTTTGATGGATTCTTCACCAGTGATTGAAACACGAGCTGCCCCCGCAGAAAGTGAAAATAAGAACAGTGGTGCAGAACATGAATGA
- the LOC142551775 gene encoding E3 ubiquitin-protein ligase HAKAI homolog isoform X2 has translation MFKIRFSKPDSESDGSTKPVPTDAVTVACPDHLVLADLPVAKGLGSASATAVTKIVGRRSRRQLGERVHFCLSCDFPISIYGRLSPCEHALCLDCARSDSLCFICDERILKIQTIKRTGVFICAMPYCLKSFLGKTEFESHINKNHASNHPNKKQDGNYPTFSATPGAVFSPLAATQFHDPEDESQHTQFRDLPPSNSAMHPMTMQQFPEQLAGQTLPLPPPLLPASGLSQPK, from the exons ATGTTTAAGATTCGGTTTAGCAAGCCAGACAGTGAAAGTGATGGTAGTACAAAACCTGTGCCTACAGACGCTGTAACAGTCGCCTGCCCTGATCATCTAGTCTTAGCTGATCTTCCTGTTGCCAAGGGCCTCGGATCAGCAAGTGCGACTGCCGTTACCAAGATAGTTGGTCGCCGATCACGTCGTCAGCTTGGCGAGCGGGTTCATTTTTGCCTCAGTTGTGACTTCCCCATTTCCATCTATGGGCGCCTG AGCCCCTGTGAGCATGCCCTCTGTTTGGACTGTGCTAGGAGTGATTCTCTTTGCTTCAT TTGTGATGAACGTATTCTGAAGATTCAAACAATCAAAAGGACTGGTGTCTTCATATGTGCAATGCCTTACTGTCTCAAGTCATTTTTAGGAAAAACAGAATTTGAGTCGCATATTAACAAGAATCATGCTTCCAATCATCCCAACAAGAAACAAGATGGAAATTATCCAACTTTTAGTGCAACCCCAGGAGCTGTCTTTTCTCCTCTTGCAGCTACGCAGTTTCATGATCCTGAAGACGAAAGCCAGCACACCCAATTTAGAGATCTACCACCTTCAAATTCTGCGATGCACCCCATGACAATGCAACAGTTTCCCGAACAACTGGCGGGACAAACCTTGCCTCTTCCACCACCTCTGTTACCTGCTTCTGGTCTCTCACAGCCAAAATGA
- the LOC142551775 gene encoding E3 ubiquitin-protein ligase HAKAI homolog isoform X1, with protein MFKIRFSKPDSESDGSTKPVPTDAVTVACPDHLVLADLPVAKGLGSASATAVTKIVGRRSRRQLGERVHFCLSCDFPISIYGRLSPCEHALCLDCARSDSLCFMLVDAFYHHFCFFLVHSCDERILKIQTIKRTGVFICAMPYCLKSFLGKTEFESHINKNHASNHPNKKQDGNYPTFSATPGAVFSPLAATQFHDPEDESQHTQFRDLPPSNSAMHPMTMQQFPEQLAGQTLPLPPPLLPASGLSQPK; from the exons ATGTTTAAGATTCGGTTTAGCAAGCCAGACAGTGAAAGTGATGGTAGTACAAAACCTGTGCCTACAGACGCTGTAACAGTCGCCTGCCCTGATCATCTAGTCTTAGCTGATCTTCCTGTTGCCAAGGGCCTCGGATCAGCAAGTGCGACTGCCGTTACCAAGATAGTTGGTCGCCGATCACGTCGTCAGCTTGGCGAGCGGGTTCATTTTTGCCTCAGTTGTGACTTCCCCATTTCCATCTATGGGCGCCTG AGCCCCTGTGAGCATGCCCTCTGTTTGGACTGTGCTAGGAGTGATTCTCTTTGCTTCAT GCTAGTTGATGCATTTTATCACCATTTTTGTTTCTTCCTGGTACACAGTTGTGATGAACGTATTCTGAAGATTCAAACAATCAAAAGGACTGGTGTCTTCATATGTGCAATGCCTTACTGTCTCAAGTCATTTTTAGGAAAAACAGAATTTGAGTCGCATATTAACAAGAATCATGCTTCCAATCATCCCAACAAGAAACAAGATGGAAATTATCCAACTTTTAGTGCAACCCCAGGAGCTGTCTTTTCTCCTCTTGCAGCTACGCAGTTTCATGATCCTGAAGACGAAAGCCAGCACACCCAATTTAGAGATCTACCACCTTCAAATTCTGCGATGCACCCCATGACAATGCAACAGTTTCCCGAACAACTGGCGGGACAAACCTTGCCTCTTCCACCACCTCTGTTACCTGCTTCTGGTCTCTCACAGCCAAAATGA
- the LOC142551776 gene encoding uncharacterized protein LOC142551776 produces MFLIIESQSQKSRNRKMEQPLLSAEKGRSARWGSYEHVGRTGAVIHTASMPGTEVSLDEIRFAAAFSEVYPPSLYAPVAGSPAPAQLYPNEQDIGHPQDAYYGHLRDNAANIQRPVLDEVEIRELLIDHVGHRCCWGSRPARTWKIHAVENCNVYVERDVKTENEPYLGGDIDGKDKGPELRVWELDLRSEFPVLFTPHKETRTIIPHSELIENCSECAGRGDIVCPTCNVDQDPGFYKENQMSQCPTCYGRGLIAHKDGSDTPCLKCNGKGMIPCVTCGSRGLIKCEMCRGGGSILNRHCVDVKYIGVCGKTLKAKKVSAASGAASVPDDVFHRAKGVQLCNTQAYQCTPAFFADSYFLNKFSSEVISERIPVPPTARVICERHVISVVPVTRVTMTNHGSSFSFYIIGTSREVYLKNSYPSRFCWGICPRLEWLKL; encoded by the exons atgttcttgattattgaaAGTCAATCGCAAAAATCAAGAAATCGTAAGATGGAGCAGCCATTGTTATCAGCGG AAAAAGGTCGAAGTGCGAGATGGGGTTCGTATGAACACGTAGGAAGAACCGGCGCCGTTATTCATACGGCTTCAATGCCCGGAACCGAAGTTAGCTTAGATGAAATTCGATTCGCCGCCGCTTTTTCCGAGGTGTATCCGCCGTCTCTTTATGCTCCCGTGGCGGGATCTCCTGCGCCTGCCCAGCTCTACCCTAATG AACAAGACATTGGTCATCCTCAAGATGCGTATTACGGGCATCTAAGAGATAATGCTGCCAATATACAAAG GCCTGTGTTGGATGAGGTGGAAATTCGAGAGCTACTGATAGATCATGTCGGTCATCGTTGCTGCTGGGGAAGCCGTCCTGCTCGAACATGGAAGATTCATGCAGTAGAAAATTGTAATGTTTATGTGGAAAGGGATGTGAAAACTGAAAACGAACCATACCTTGGTGGCGATATTGATGGGAAAGATAAGGGACCCGAGCTTCGAGTGTGGGAACTGGATTTAAGGTCCGAGTTCCCTGTACTTTTTACACCTCATAAAGAAACACGGACCATCATTCCTCATTcggaattaattgaaaattgcTCAG AATGCGCAGGAAGAGGGGATATTGTGTGCCCCACTTGCAACGTAGATCAAGATCCCGGTTTCTACAAGGAGAATCAGATGTCTCAGTGTCCTACTTGTTACGGGAGAGGTTTGATTGCTCATAAAGACGGATCGGACACACC ATGTCTGAAATGTAATGGGAAAGGGATGATTCCATGTGTGACTTGTGGATCTCGTGGATTGATCAAATGTGAGATGTGCAGAGGGGGTGGCTCTATTCTGAACCGCCATTG CGTTGATGTAAAATATATTGGGGTCTGTGGGAAAACGCTTAAAGCGAAAAAAGTAAGCGCAGCAAGTGGAGCAGCATCAGTTCCGGACGACGTCTTCCACAGAGCAAAAGGTGTCCAGTTGTGCAACACCCAAGCTTACCAGTGCACTCCTGCCTTTTTTGCCGACTCGTATTTCCTCAACAAGTTTTCTTCTGAGGTGATCAGTGAGAGGATTCCTGTACCTCCAACTGCAAGGGTGATTTGTGAAAGACACGTCATCTCGGTCGTTCCAGTAACTCGAGTGACCATGACCAATCACGGTTCTTCTTTCAGTTTCTACATTATTGGGACTAGCAGGGAAGTGTACCTGAAGAACTCCTATCCTTCAAGATTTTGCTGGGGGATTTGCCCTCGTTTGGAATGGTTGAAGTTGTAG
- the LOC142551777 gene encoding large ribosomal subunit protein eL33y has translation MVKGRQGERVRLYVRGTILGYKRSKSNQYPNTSLIQIEGVNTQEEVAWYLGKRMAYIYKAKVKKNGSHYRCIWGKVTRPHGNSGVVRAKFKSNLPPKSMGARVRVFMYPSNI, from the exons ATGGTGAAGGGTCGGCAAGGCGAGCGCGTCAG gCTTTATGTTCGCGGTACCATTCTTGGGTACAAAAG GTCGAAGTCGAACCAGTACCCAAACACATCGTTGATACAGATAGAAGGAGTGAACACGCAAGAGGAGGTTGCATGGTACCTCGGGAAGCGGATGGCTTACATTTATAAAGCCAAGGTCAAGAAGAATGGTTCTCATTACCGTTGCATCTGGGGCAAGGTCACACGTCCTCACGGCAACAGCGGGGTGGTTCGCGCTAAATTCAAGTCCAATCTTCCACCAAAATCCATG GGTGCCAGGGTCAGGGTGTTCATGTATCCAAGCAATATATAA